A DNA window from Candidatus Amarolinea dominans contains the following coding sequences:
- a CDS encoding DUF1670 domain-containing protein gives MIWTCTGDEGHKAQPGKATEEYKTVTVVLPLLAPEEWQERVERCGREQAGARLQARHRRQVARLVRTAAEQGGLLTVAELSVILGIGMDRVRKAVATEQAETGSRCR, from the coding sequence TTGATCTGGACATGCACCGGAGACGAGGGACACAAGGCGCAGCCAGGGAAGGCGACCGAGGAGTACAAGACGGTGACAGTGGTGTTACCGCTGCTGGCGCCGGAAGAGTGGCAGGAGCGCGTGGAGCGGTGTGGTCGGGAACAGGCCGGAGCGCGTTTACAGGCACGTCATCGGCGACAGGTTGCGCGACTGGTACGGACGGCGGCCGAGCAGGGAGGGCTATTGACCGTGGCTGAGTTGAGCGTGATTCTGGGGATCGGGATGGATCGGGTGCGCAAGGCAGTAGCAACGGAGCAAGCGGAGACGGGAAGCCGTTGCCGCTGA
- a CDS encoding SDR family NAD(P)-dependent oxidoreductase: MPAFKLPDELAFITNRRASQGTTTASLAGKLCVVSGSTSGVGLAAVRRLARAGAHIVMLCRNPDKAKAVQRELLARSNAPVAIVLADFSDLASVRAAAAVLLRDYPRIDVLINSAGLFSTSRTLTGGGFETVFCVNHLAPFLLTHLLLERLQQSAPARIIQVNSEGHRFGGLDLADLNWAHRRYNGYRGYGASKVAQLLATWEFADRLQGTGVTINAMHPGDVRTNIGNNNGPLYRWFLHHIIWGTLKDSAISGAALHYLAAAPELADVSGRFFHLTIEEKPAAPALDREMGRRVWEASLRLTGLTPGP; the protein is encoded by the coding sequence ATGCCCGCCTTCAAGTTGCCGGATGAACTTGCGTTCATCACGAACCGCCGGGCCAGCCAGGGGACCACCACCGCTTCCCTGGCCGGGAAACTCTGCGTCGTCTCCGGCTCAACCTCAGGCGTAGGGCTGGCGGCCGTCAGACGCCTTGCCCGCGCCGGCGCCCACATCGTCATGCTCTGTCGGAACCCCGATAAGGCGAAGGCTGTGCAGAGGGAGCTGCTGGCACGCAGCAACGCGCCGGTCGCAATCGTCCTCGCAGATTTCAGCGATCTCGCCAGCGTCCGCGCCGCGGCCGCGGTTCTCCTGCGAGACTATCCCCGGATTGACGTGCTGATCAACTCAGCCGGGCTGTTTTCGACGAGCCGGACCCTCACCGGGGGTGGTTTCGAGACGGTGTTCTGTGTGAATCACCTCGCGCCATTTCTCCTGACGCACCTTCTGCTCGAACGACTGCAGCAGAGCGCGCCTGCCCGCATCATCCAGGTGAACTCCGAAGGTCACAGGTTCGGCGGGCTGGATCTGGCTGATCTGAACTGGGCGCACAGGCGCTACAACGGCTATCGGGGTTACGGCGCGTCCAAAGTCGCGCAACTGCTGGCCACGTGGGAATTCGCCGACCGCCTGCAAGGCACGGGCGTCACCATCAATGCCATGCATCCGGGGGACGTGAGGACGAACATCGGCAACAACAACGGGCCGTTGTACCGATGGTTTCTGCATCACATCATCTGGGGCACGCTCAAGGACTCCGCCATTTCCGGCGCAGCGCTGCACTACCTCGCGGCCGCGCCCGAACTGGCGGACGTCAGCGGCCGCTTCTTTCACCTGACCATCGAAGAGAAACCGGCCGCGCCGGCCCTGGATCGGGAGATGGGCCGGCGGGTCTGGGAGGCGAGCCTGCGCTTGACCGGCCTTACGCCAGGGCCTTGA
- a CDS encoding type IV toxin-antitoxin system AbiEi family antitoxin domain-containing protein: MKTINHFTRLYEIGEEQAGYFTTAQAEAAGVDRRRLAYFANVSRVQRIRPGVYRLTQFPHSRHEDLVIAWLTVGSRSVISHESALLLYELSDVLPEAIHLTVPPTTSRRHRGLRLHTNQIGPDDITHYEGLPVTTIPRTIADVAVAGLSDEFVIQAAREAIRAGLTTPAELLAEARPRSKRLVRMLQRALTEDAQP, encoded by the coding sequence ATGAAGACGATCAATCATTTCACCAGGCTCTATGAGATCGGCGAAGAGCAGGCCGGTTACTTCACGACGGCGCAGGCCGAAGCAGCGGGTGTGGACCGCCGCCGGCTGGCGTACTTCGCCAACGTTAGTCGCGTGCAGCGCATCCGTCCTGGCGTCTACCGACTTACGCAGTTCCCGCACTCGCGCCACGAAGATCTCGTGATTGCCTGGTTGACGGTCGGCTCCCGCTCGGTCATCTCTCACGAGAGTGCCTTGCTTCTATACGAACTCTCAGATGTGCTGCCGGAGGCGATTCACCTGACGGTCCCGCCAACTACCTCGCGACGGCATCGTGGCCTTCGCCTTCACACCAATCAAATCGGCCCGGACGACATTACCCACTATGAGGGGCTGCCCGTGACGACCATACCGCGCACCATCGCAGATGTTGCCGTGGCCGGGCTTTCTGATGAGTTTGTGATACAGGCGGCGCGCGAGGCGATACGCGCTGGTCTGACTACTCCGGCCGAACTGCTGGCTGAGGCGAGGCCGCGAAGTAAACGCCTGGTTCGAATGCTGCAGCGTGCGCTAACGGAGGACGCTCAACCATGA
- a CDS encoding DUF3179 domain-containing protein, producing the protein MYAANIAGQPLTFETAAVWRRNMIMRDRETGALWQHATGEALIGPLAGAKLEWLGGEQMTWAAWRTEHPDTVVALEPAEWSGRAPRALVMRVLEFATAHAAALPGLSANDRRLPMHAPVIGVSLAGEARAYPLATLRQAGVINDSLGGVNLRLTYDPTGDRVQAWRLAAAQSEEETAGAPEPLPVQRTWWKGWFEFHPATGVYQ; encoded by the coding sequence GTGTATGCCGCCAACATCGCCGGCCAGCCGCTGACCTTCGAGACGGCCGCGGTCTGGCGTCGCAACATGATCATGCGCGACCGTGAGACCGGCGCCCTGTGGCAGCATGCCACGGGCGAGGCCCTGATCGGCCCCCTGGCCGGCGCAAAACTGGAATGGCTGGGCGGAGAGCAAATGACCTGGGCCGCCTGGCGCACCGAACATCCTGACACGGTAGTGGCGCTTGAGCCGGCGGAGTGGAGCGGGCGTGCGCCGCGTGCCCTGGTGATGCGCGTGTTAGAATTTGCCACCGCCCATGCCGCCGCGCTGCCGGGCCTCAGCGCGAACGACCGACGCCTGCCCATGCACGCGCCGGTGATTGGCGTCAGCCTGGCCGGCGAGGCGCGCGCTTATCCCCTGGCAACCTTGCGCCAGGCCGGCGTCATCAACGACAGCCTGGGCGGCGTCAACCTGCGCCTGACCTACGATCCGACCGGAGATCGTGTGCAAGCCTGGCGCCTGGCCGCGGCGCAGTCAGAAGAAGAAACAGCCGGCGCCCCAGAGCCGCTGCCGGTGCAGCGCACCTGGTGGAAAGGGTGGTTCGAGTTTCACCCGGCCACAGGAGTCTACCAATGA
- a CDS encoding trypsin-like peptidase domain-containing protein — protein MNRIFRLLSIPLIVALLLTSLAPAALALDRPGRLKIMSAVVQVWWITEENGNLRGGGVGSGTLISADGLVLTNHHVAVPRFSEFNRLGIALTTRSDRPPQVLYLAEIVADDARLDLSVLRISHDLNLRPIQSSQLNLPFVALGDSDNLDVGDELNIFGYPGIGGDTVTFTRGVVSGFTLDASIEGRAWIKTDTTIAGGNSGGTAVDADGLLVGVPTIAAAGEDTDVVDCRPVNDTNHDGKLDDKDSCVPIGGFLNGLRPVNLARPLIEAARQGVASPGQSNPGAGETAPAPASQPRFFNLQFASGVSESQQPTTLISSLPSGSRQMYIFFDYENMADGMRWEMQVSKDGKDEPDLGMSADGWVGGATGNWWVGWSDTPFADGLYRMRFLVEGRQVAETQIQVGVETPRAATFANIVFSQDYTSAGEPSESSRLFPEGTKRLYWFFEHQNMTVGAQWGYTWFFEGKAADSATLTWDGPPDGLMRMVLTNDTGMAAGNWRLELTIGDQPAARADLTVAGKQGGGPVFQPFVFSRNVDNKTGKPLDTETSFPAGITAFYAFSDFAGMQNGLKCANRLYLNGVKLMDNAYVWGDEWLPWAGESGTWSNVFSASGNEMPNGEYTLELVVEGQVAQRGSVTIGGAAPAPTPAPAPASPAAGVQVQGVISDADTGRPIAGAFFIVLKPGIKVSAFKWTDDEVYSMTKSDRQGVLQLPLPLLRGQCYSVVIAAEGYWTHNEDDACVNQKTPDQVELQIQMQKR, from the coding sequence ATGAATCGCATCTTCCGTCTGTTGAGCATTCCACTGATCGTGGCGCTGCTGCTGACCAGCCTGGCGCCCGCGGCGCTGGCCCTGGACAGGCCAGGACGCCTGAAGATCATGTCCGCCGTGGTCCAGGTCTGGTGGATCACCGAAGAAAACGGCAATCTGCGCGGCGGCGGCGTCGGGTCTGGCACGCTCATCTCGGCCGATGGGCTGGTGCTGACCAACCACCATGTCGCTGTGCCGAGGTTCAGCGAATTCAACCGTTTGGGCATCGCCCTGACGACGCGCTCGGATCGGCCGCCGCAGGTGCTCTATCTGGCGGAAATCGTCGCTGATGACGCCCGGCTCGATCTGTCCGTGCTGCGCATCTCACACGATCTCAACCTGCGCCCCATCCAGTCCAGCCAGTTGAATCTGCCTTTCGTTGCCCTGGGCGACTCTGACAATCTGGATGTGGGCGACGAGCTGAACATCTTTGGCTATCCGGGCATCGGCGGCGACACCGTGACCTTTACGCGCGGCGTTGTCAGCGGCTTCACGCTGGACGCCAGCATCGAGGGCCGGGCCTGGATCAAGACCGACACCACGATTGCCGGCGGCAACAGCGGCGGGACAGCGGTGGACGCCGATGGTCTGCTGGTGGGCGTGCCGACGATCGCGGCCGCCGGCGAGGACACGGATGTGGTTGATTGTCGCCCGGTGAACGACACCAATCACGATGGCAAGCTTGACGACAAGGATTCCTGCGTACCGATCGGCGGCTTTCTGAACGGATTGCGCCCGGTCAACCTGGCCAGGCCGCTGATCGAAGCGGCGCGGCAAGGGGTGGCTTCGCCGGGCCAGAGCAATCCAGGCGCCGGCGAGACCGCGCCTGCGCCGGCGAGTCAGCCGCGCTTCTTCAACCTGCAGTTTGCGTCCGGCGTGAGCGAGTCGCAGCAGCCAACGACGCTGATCAGCAGCCTGCCCTCCGGCAGCCGTCAGATGTACATCTTCTTCGACTACGAGAATATGGCCGATGGGATGCGTTGGGAGATGCAGGTCTCCAAAGATGGCAAGGACGAACCAGATCTGGGAATGTCGGCCGACGGCTGGGTCGGCGGGGCGACGGGCAACTGGTGGGTCGGTTGGAGCGACACCCCCTTCGCCGACGGCCTGTATCGCATGCGCTTCCTGGTCGAGGGCCGTCAGGTGGCCGAAACCCAGATTCAGGTTGGCGTCGAAACGCCGCGCGCAGCCACGTTTGCCAACATTGTATTCAGTCAAGACTACACGAGTGCGGGCGAACCGTCCGAGTCGAGCCGTCTCTTCCCGGAGGGGACCAAGCGCCTTTACTGGTTCTTCGAGCATCAGAACATGACCGTTGGCGCCCAGTGGGGTTACACCTGGTTTTTCGAAGGCAAGGCGGCAGATAGCGCCACGCTGACCTGGGATGGGCCGCCCGACGGTCTGATGCGCATGGTGCTGACCAACGACACCGGCATGGCGGCGGGCAACTGGCGGTTGGAGCTGACGATCGGCGATCAGCCGGCAGCCCGCGCCGATTTGACCGTCGCCGGGAAGCAGGGCGGCGGGCCTGTCTTCCAGCCGTTTGTCTTTTCGCGCAACGTGGATAACAAGACGGGCAAGCCGCTCGACACGGAGACCAGCTTTCCGGCCGGCATCACCGCTTTCTACGCCTTTTCGGACTTCGCCGGCATGCAGAACGGCTTGAAGTGCGCCAACCGCCTGTATCTGAACGGCGTCAAGCTCATGGATAATGCCTATGTGTGGGGCGACGAGTGGCTGCCCTGGGCGGGCGAGTCGGGAACCTGGTCGAACGTGTTCAGCGCCAGCGGTAACGAAATGCCCAACGGCGAGTACACGTTAGAGCTGGTGGTGGAAGGTCAGGTGGCGCAGCGAGGTTCGGTGACGATCGGTGGCGCTGCACCGGCGCCCACACCCGCGCCGGCGCCCGCCAGTCCCGCCGCCGGCGTGCAGGTGCAGGGGGTCATCAGCGACGCGGACACAGGGCGGCCCATCGCCGGGGCGTTCTTCATCGTGCTCAAGCCGGGGATCAAGGTCAGCGCGTTCAAGTGGACCGACGACGAGGTCTACTCGATGACCAAGAGCGACCGCCAGGGTGTCTTACAACTGCCGTTGCCCCTGTTGCGCGGTCAGTGCTACAGCGTCGTGATTGCCGCCGAGGGCTACTGGACGCACAATGAGGATGACGCCTGCGTCAATCAGAAGACGCCAGACCAGGTGGAGCTGCAGATTCAGATGCAAAAACGCTGA
- a CDS encoding nucleotidyl transferase AbiEii/AbiGii toxin family protein gives MNYQTDYAFRRALEARLLKQSTEGSLSLVRLRKLIAFDRFLARLLAVQPDGWLLKGGLALQLRLGQRARTTKDVDVLLRLPRPEIGPTLLRAANLDLGDWFSFMVQRDPTPLPGPADGGWRFFVNARLSVIR, from the coding sequence ATGAATTACCAAACCGATTATGCTTTTCGCCGTGCGCTCGAAGCGCGCCTTCTCAAGCAAAGCACCGAAGGATCGCTATCATTGGTGCGCCTGCGCAAGCTAATTGCTTTTGACCGCTTCCTGGCCCGCCTGTTAGCTGTGCAGCCAGACGGCTGGCTACTGAAGGGTGGCCTCGCCCTGCAACTACGACTGGGGCAGCGCGCTCGCACTACCAAAGACGTTGACGTACTGCTGCGCCTACCGCGTCCGGAGATTGGCCCAACCCTGTTACGAGCAGCAAATCTCGATTTGGGCGATTGGTTCAGCTTTATGGTGCAGCGTGATCCCACCCCTCTGCCCGGTCCGGCTGACGGAGGGTGGCGATTCTTCGTCAATGCTCGCCTGTCAGTGATCAGGTAG
- a CDS encoding DUF3179 domain-containing protein, with protein sequence MSTALSLSALLLSVAAIFAYQWVTFAPWAGLGLLYRIKRVQLLVAAVAWTCALTAYALHPSSGQGVVLLLTAALTPLSGFNNAARILVALDRPRHAAAAEAGLADRAAVLGAVIAGRPVAWSLETLAPHHLVNDQVAGAPVLAAW encoded by the coding sequence ATGTCAACTGCACTTTCGCTCAGCGCGCTTCTGCTCAGCGTGGCCGCAATCTTCGCCTATCAGTGGGTGACGTTCGCCCCCTGGGCCGGCCTGGGCCTGCTCTATCGCATCAAACGGGTGCAACTCCTGGTTGCTGCTGTCGCCTGGACCTGCGCGCTGACCGCCTACGCCCTCCACCCCAGCAGCGGACAGGGGGTCGTCCTGCTGCTCACAGCGGCGCTGACGCCCCTCTCCGGCTTCAACAACGCCGCGCGCATCCTGGTGGCGCTCGACCGGCCGCGCCATGCCGCGGCCGCTGAAGCCGGCCTGGCAGATCGAGCGGCTGTCCTGGGCGCGGTGATCGCCGGCCGCCCCGTGGCCTGGAGCCTGGAGACGCTGGCGCCGCATCACCTGGTCAATGACCAGGTCGCCGGCGCGCCTGTGCTGGCCGCCTGGTGA
- a CDS encoding PrsW family intramembrane metalloprotease, with protein MRTLECCVCQRPLEGNAPHLGNRAYCQEHWAALSRSRGSVWRAGLASVSALLVFAVAAALLAGAIKPALSGAWLTAVGVVLALIPAALWLVFFYAQDRLEPEPKGHVLAVFVFGGLLASSVGIPIVRNLFRVQDALGRGLWFDLLASILIVGFVQEFLKYAAVRYSVYLSPEFDERLDGILYGTAAGLGFATLLNIHYVVESGGVNLALGVITIVVNALAHASFGGVSGYFLGRAKFEEEPVWWLPAGLTLAAVLNGLFSVARGGLTRSGSALAGQTITPWYGLALAAVVAGVTLYAVIGLMRRANRQTLAGADAP; from the coding sequence ATGAGAACCCTGGAGTGTTGTGTGTGTCAGCGGCCGCTGGAGGGCAATGCGCCCCATCTGGGCAACCGGGCCTACTGCCAGGAGCATTGGGCCGCGCTCAGCCGCAGCCGCGGCAGCGTGTGGCGTGCGGGCTTGGCCAGCGTCAGCGCGCTGTTGGTCTTTGCCGTGGCCGCGGCTCTGCTGGCCGGAGCGATCAAGCCGGCGCTGAGCGGCGCCTGGCTGACGGCGGTAGGCGTCGTGCTGGCCCTGATCCCGGCGGCGCTGTGGTTGGTCTTCTTCTATGCCCAGGATCGGCTGGAGCCAGAGCCGAAGGGCCATGTGTTGGCTGTGTTCGTGTTCGGCGGGCTGCTGGCCAGCTCCGTCGGCATCCCCATCGTGCGCAATCTGTTCCGTGTCCAGGATGCGTTGGGCCGGGGTCTCTGGTTCGATCTGCTCGCTTCGATCCTGATCGTCGGCTTCGTACAGGAATTCCTCAAGTACGCGGCCGTGCGCTATTCCGTCTACCTCTCGCCCGAATTCGACGAACGTTTGGACGGCATCCTCTACGGGACCGCCGCCGGTTTGGGCTTTGCCACCCTGCTCAACATCCACTACGTGGTGGAGAGCGGCGGGGTCAATCTGGCCCTGGGCGTCATTACGATTGTCGTCAACGCGCTGGCCCATGCCAGTTTTGGCGGCGTCAGCGGCTATTTTCTGGGCCGCGCCAAGTTCGAAGAGGAACCGGTCTGGTGGCTGCCCGCCGGTTTGACGCTGGCCGCCGTGCTCAATGGCCTGTTCAGCGTGGCCCGCGGCGGCTTGACGCGCAGCGGCTCGGCGCTGGCCGGTCAGACGATCACTCCCTGGTACGGTCTGGCGCTGGCGGCCGTCGTGGCGGGCGTGACCCTCTATGCGGTGATTGGCCTCATGCGCCGCGCCAACCGGCAGACCCTGGCCGGCGCCGACGCCCCGTGA
- a CDS encoding ATP-binding protein, whose translation MTVLEPIAQHCKRLRLPSIAEAVPEALSLAQQQDWSLESFLLYLLEQETAGRQQRRVERLLREAHLPPDKTLARFEQSRLPLRLRRQLAGLIEGGFIKEAENILIFGPTRDWENTFGRALAYEWIHHDYSVWFTPTYKLVDGLLRAKRDYALEPELKRLDRFQVVILDDIGYVQQSREEMEVLFTFLAERYERRSVVITSNLVFSQWDQIFKDPLTTAAAIDRVVHHSRIIEFGSEMTSMRAEAAARRQSQEMGQAQPGQVEAIRN comes from the coding sequence ATGACAGTGCTTGAACCAATTGCGCAACACTGCAAACGCCTGCGGCTGCCCAGCATCGCCGAGGCCGTACCGGAAGCCCTGAGCCTGGCCCAGCAGCAGGACTGGTCTCTCGAGAGTTTCCTGCTCTATCTGTTAGAGCAGGAAACAGCCGGTCGCCAGCAGCGTCGGGTTGAGCGCTTGCTACGTGAGGCTCACCTACCACCCGACAAAACCCTGGCCCGGTTTGAGCAGTCCCGGCTGCCTTTACGCTTGCGCCGCCAATTAGCTGGCCTGATCGAGGGCGGTTTCATCAAGGAGGCAGAAAACATATTGATTTTTGGGCCAACCCGGGACTGGGAAAACACATTTGGCCGCGCGTTGGCTTACGAATGGATTCACCACGATTACAGCGTCTGGTTCACTCCGACCTATAAACTGGTCGACGGCTTACTGCGAGCCAAACGGGACTATGCACTGGAACCGGAACTGAAACGGCTCGATCGCTTTCAGGTGGTCATCCTCGATGACATCGGCTATGTTCAGCAGAGCCGGGAAGAAATGGAAGTGTTATTCACTTTTCTGGCTGAGCGTTATGAGCGCCGCAGCGTAGTGATCACCTCCAATCTCGTGTTTTCACAGTGGGATCAAATCTTCAAAGATCCCTTGACCACGGCCGCGGCGATCGACCGCGTGGTTCATCACAGTCGGATCATCGAGTTCGGGTCCGAAATGACCAGTATGCGAGCGGAAGCAGCCGCCCGCCGCCAATCACAGGAAATGGGTCAGGCTCAGCCTGGCCAGGTTGAGGCAATTCGAAACTAA
- a CDS encoding NAD(P)/FAD-dependent oxidoreductase produces the protein MESSAYDVIVVGAGMAGLTAAAYTARAGLKVLLCDKEKNTGGLVNSFEYKGFVFDGGIRAIENSGIVAPMLRQLGLQVDFLPSPVSIGIGEDVVWIESKASLTAYQALLEKHFPANKDDIAAIMREIVKIMGYMDVLYGIDNPLFMDLKRNPGYVFRTILPWMLKYALTAPKIARLREPVEAYLARFSANQALIDMIAQHFFQKTPTHFALSYFSLYLDYRYPRGGTGTLPQALERFVLDHGGEIRRETLITSLDPGRRQAVDDRGNVYQYKKLVWAADQKALYRIVNPASIPDRQAGERIRARKESLVGKVGGDSVLTVYLTVDMESSAFGRIASPHFFHTPSTAGLSQVRLDELRMAGPESAAGLIADRPRIEDWLRRYLEHTTYEISCPVLRDHTLAPAGKTGLIVSSLFEYSLTKHIAALGWYDEFKQLVADHMIRVLDASIYPGLRAAVMDSFTSTPLTMERISGNSDGAITGWAFTNDVMPAVRSLPGVASSVLTPIPDVYQAGQWTYSPAGLPISILTGKLAADRVLKALA, from the coding sequence ATGGAATCAAGCGCCTATGATGTGATCGTGGTGGGAGCGGGAATGGCCGGCCTGACGGCCGCGGCCTACACCGCGCGGGCAGGCCTGAAGGTGCTGCTGTGTGACAAAGAGAAGAACACCGGAGGGTTGGTCAATTCATTTGAGTACAAGGGCTTCGTCTTCGATGGCGGGATCCGGGCGATCGAGAATTCGGGGATCGTAGCGCCCATGCTGAGGCAGTTGGGCTTGCAGGTGGATTTCCTGCCCAGCCCCGTCTCGATCGGCATCGGCGAGGATGTGGTCTGGATCGAGTCGAAGGCCAGCCTGACGGCGTACCAGGCGCTGCTGGAAAAGCACTTTCCCGCCAACAAGGACGACATCGCGGCCATCATGCGGGAAATTGTGAAAATCATGGGCTACATGGATGTGCTCTATGGCATTGACAACCCGTTGTTCATGGACTTGAAGCGCAACCCGGGCTACGTGTTCAGGACGATCCTGCCGTGGATGCTCAAATATGCGCTGACCGCGCCGAAGATTGCCCGCCTCCGCGAGCCGGTGGAGGCGTATCTCGCCAGGTTTTCGGCCAACCAGGCGTTGATTGACATGATTGCCCAGCATTTCTTTCAGAAGACGCCGACACATTTCGCCCTGAGCTATTTCAGCCTCTACCTGGATTACCGCTATCCCAGGGGCGGAACCGGCACGCTGCCCCAAGCCCTCGAGCGCTTCGTGCTGGACCACGGCGGCGAAATCCGGCGCGAGACCCTGATCACGAGTCTTGACCCCGGACGACGCCAGGCGGTGGATGACCGGGGCAATGTCTACCAGTACAAGAAGCTGGTTTGGGCCGCGGATCAGAAGGCGCTCTACCGGATCGTCAACCCGGCATCCATACCGGACAGGCAGGCTGGCGAACGCATCCGGGCCAGAAAGGAAAGCCTGGTGGGGAAAGTCGGCGGCGATTCGGTTCTGACCGTGTATCTCACGGTGGACATGGAGAGCAGCGCCTTCGGGCGCATCGCCAGCCCGCACTTCTTCCACACGCCGTCAACGGCCGGTCTTTCCCAGGTCAGGCTGGACGAACTGCGCATGGCTGGCCCAGAGAGCGCCGCCGGGCTGATCGCCGACCGGCCGCGCATCGAGGATTGGCTCAGACGCTACCTGGAACACACCACTTACGAGATTTCCTGCCCCGTTCTGCGGGATCACACGCTGGCCCCCGCGGGCAAGACCGGACTCATCGTCAGCTCGCTCTTCGAATACTCGCTAACGAAGCACATCGCGGCGCTGGGCTGGTATGACGAGTTCAAACAGCTCGTGGCTGATCACATGATCCGGGTGTTGGACGCCAGCATTTATCCAGGGCTGAGGGCCGCCGTCATGGACAGCTTCACGTCCACGCCGCTCACGATGGAACGGATCTCAGGCAACTCGGACGGCGCCATCACGGGGTGGGCATTTACCAATGATGTCATGCCGGCTGTGCGCAGTCTGCCGGGGGTGGCCAGTTCGGTGCTGACGCCGATCCCGGACGTTTACCAGGCAGGACAATGGACCTACAGCCCAGCCGGGCTGCCCATCTCGATTTTGACCGGCAAGTTGGCCGCGGACAGGGTCCTCAAGGCCCTGGCGTAA
- a CDS encoding nuclear transport factor 2 family protein, translating into MEERKELQELEELEPKRANLSLALLGNNEIGLLRTLDTGVVRELWGRTYNADGKPDWSHLYPYYHPDIVFQDSIQRIEGIEEFVGLCERLTQRCQSLHMQILSIAQNSNIILMDWIMTMAFTKYPPNPVYGSTKLTLHEDGRIIAQRDYFDLWGAILDGIPPLKTPYRRFMRRVFG; encoded by the coding sequence ATGGAAGAGCGGAAAGAACTGCAAGAACTGGAAGAACTGGAACCAAAGAGGGCGAACCTCAGTCTCGCGCTGCTTGGGAACAATGAAATCGGCCTGCTGAGGACACTGGACACCGGTGTCGTCAGGGAGTTGTGGGGCCGAACCTATAACGCCGACGGGAAACCGGACTGGTCCCATCTCTATCCGTACTATCACCCGGACATCGTTTTCCAGGATTCCATCCAGCGCATCGAAGGGATCGAGGAATTCGTCGGTCTCTGCGAACGCCTGACGCAGCGCTGTCAGAGCCTGCACATGCAGATCCTCTCCATCGCCCAGAACTCCAACATCATCCTGATGGACTGGATCATGACGATGGCTTTCACGAAGTATCCACCCAATCCCGTCTACGGCAGCACCAAGCTCACTCTGCACGAGGACGGCCGCATCATCGCACAACGCGACTATTTCGACCTGTGGGGCGCTATCCTTGACGGAATCCCGCCGCTCAAGACGCCCTATCGCCGCTTCATGCGCAGAGTCTTTGGTTGA